The genomic DNA atcactaccaccagtgtgaccactttcaccagtgtgaccactagcaccagtatgaccactaacaccagtgtgaccactagcaccagtgtgaccacaagcaccagtgtgatcactagcacctgtttaatcagtagcaccagtgtgatcactagcaccagtgtgatcactagccccagtgtcaccactagcaccagtgtgaccacaagcaccagtgtgatcaaaacaccagtgtgaccactagcaccaaagTAACCACTAGCACCATTGTGActattagcaccagtgtgaccacaagcTCCAGTGTGACTACTAGCACCAGTGTTACCACTTACACCTGTATGATCACTGGtactagtgtgaccactagcaccagtgaccactagcaccagtgtgaccactagcaccagtgtgaccactagcatcaGTGTGAGCACAAGCACCAGTGCGATCACAAGTattagtgtgaccactagcaccagtgtgattacTAGCACCTTTATGATCATTAGCACCATTGTGataactagcaccagtgtgacccctgcatcagtgtgaccactagcaccagtgtgaccactagcaccagtgtgatgacttgcaccagtgtgatcactagcacgagtgtgaccatttgcaccagtgttaccactagcaccagtgtgatcactagcaccaatgtgatcactagcacctgtGTAATCACTAGCACCAGAGTGATCAATagtaccagtgtgaccactagtatctgtgtgatcacaagcaccagtgtgaccaattgcaccagtgtgaccactaccaccagtatgatcactagcaccggtgtgaccactagcaccagtttgACCACTCTCTCCAGTGTGACCACTATCACCAGTATGATTACTAGCACCTGTATGATTACTAGCACTAGTGTGAtcgtagcaccagtgtgatcacttgcactagtgatcactagcaccagtgtggtcactagcaccagtgtgatcactagcaatagtgtgaccactagtacctttgtgatcactgccaccagtatgaccactagcaccagtgtgaccactagcacaagtataaccactagcaccagtgtgaccacataCACCTGTGTGATCATTGGCGCaactgtgaccactagcaccagtgtgaccactagaaccagtgtgaccactagcatcaACGTGATTACAAGCAGCAGTGTGATCACTAacacctgtgtgatcactagcaccagggtgatcactagcaccagtgtgatcattagCACAAGTGTGTTCACTAGCACCAGTTTGATCACtaccaccagtgtgaccactttcaccagtgtgaccactttcaCCAGTGCCACTACtttcaccagtgtgaccacttccaCTAGTGTGAttacaagcaccagtgtgaccactagcaccagtgtgaccactagaaccagtgtgatcactagcactagtgtgatcacatgcaccagtgtgaccacatgCACCAGTGTAACCACTAGCACcattgtgatcactagcaccagtgagaccacaagcaccagtgtgaccactagcaccagtgtgatcacaagcaccagtgtgaccaatagcaccagtgtgaccacaagcACGAGTGTGATCACTAGTACCAGTGTGATTACTAGcaacagtgtgaccactagcaccagtgtgaccacttgcaccagtgtgaccatttgcaccagtgtgaccactagcaccagtgtgaccactagcactagtgtgaccactagcaccagtgtgaccactagcagcagtgtgaccactagcaccagtgtgaccactagtaccagtgtgattactagcaccagtgtgaccactagcaccagtgtgaccacttgcaccagtgtgaccatttgcaccagtgtgaccactagcatcaGTGTGACAACTGTCGGAAAattcgacaccatttaatatcatacagacagataataatagctgctgtattgtataaacaagttacccatagaaaacgtaacttgtagtggaattaccgtctaaagaaacgggatatcatcaccacatactattatattcaccacctattatggtgggaattattcttaaatacattagtctttggactttaccattataaaaacatctctcataaattaacttaattatcaatattaaagtagagtaaatgtgacccttctatcacttattgacatctggacaatgtagcccAGGcgacagtgaggaaggaggggcagccattgttgtgtcacctccgagacgtgtggagcaaattcggctcctatcatatctggacaatgtcggccagtagcgtcaatagtatggagtgttagacatagccattgtttatactagaccagaggctaacacgggagcaaatacggctcctgttaattttacttggacgtagtgttatggaaaccaaaggtgtaccatcttcaacacgctgtcaacaaatcaagttaagtgttctttccgaaacccattatctatcattagtggccattaatgtcattgggtagggttaccggttagagcacgacatagcctcaaactaaaggtaattaagccaggtcttcattgttccatgtacagtgttttctctgaaatacttgtcatatataggattctggctttacagctagcgcccttttgacaggtcaagacgaggaagcaagactttgtgcaccagttactgggtgatggaagctacctcaaagaggataatttggtgtctacaccctagttatacctggtggactaacctgctgtactataagataaggaaccttttcaatgtatgtagttaatactgtagtttgattggctgcatatatataaattaatttaatataaacccccctaatgtgtagaggatcgatttgtgagattattgcagaaatacagtccacttatcattatacaaattgctatcgaagtatataaattaacgtaaatataaattcatataaattaaataaatataaatctcacaggtcggttcccacaaccactagcactagtgtgaccactagcaccagtgtgaccactagcaccaggatgatcactagcaccagtttgaCCATTTGCACGAGTGAGACcatttgcaccagtgtgaccactagcacctgtgtgatcactagcacaagTGTGATTACTAGCACCAGTGATattactagcaccagtgtgatcactagcaccagtgtgaccacaagcaccagcgtgatcactagcacctgtgtgatcactaccaccagtgtgatcactaacaccagtgtgatcactaccaCCAGTATGTTcactagcactagtgtgaccaCTAACACCATTGGGACTACTAGCACCTGTGTGATCAATAGCACCTGTGTGATCACTAacacctgtgtgatcactagcaccagtgtgatcactagcaccagtgtgaccactttcaccagtgtgaccactttcaccagtgtgaccactttcaCCAGTTTGACAACTTCCACTagtgtgatcacaagcaccagtgtgacctcTAGCACCATTGTGACCACTAGCACTAGTgtcatcactagcaccagtgtgatcacatgcaccagtgtgaccacatgcaccagtgtgaccacaagcaccaatgtgaccaaaacaccagtgtgaccactagcaccagtgtgaccattagcaccagtgtgaccacaagcaccagtgtgatcactagtaccagtgtgaccacttacaCCTGTATGATCACTGGTACAAGTGTAACCACTGGCAccagtgaccactagcaccagtgtgaccactaccaccagcgtGACCACTAGCACAAGTGTGACCATTAGCACCGGTATGaaaactagcaccagtgtgaccaattgcaccagtgtgaccactagcaccagtatgaccactaacaccagtgtgacctcttgcaccagtgtgaccactagaaccagactgaccacttgcaccagtgtgaccactagcaccagtgtgaccactagcaccagtgtgaacactagcaccagtgtgattactagcaccagtgtgaccactagcaccagtgtgacccctTGCACCAGTTTGACCATTTGCACCAGAGTAACCACTTGCACCAGAGGGACCACTAGCacaagtgtgatcactagcaccagtgtgaacaCTAGAACTAGTGTTATcactagcactagtgtgaccactagcaccagtgtgatcacaaccaccagtgtgaccactagcaccagtgtgatcactagcgccAGTGTGATTGCGagaaccagtgtgatcactagcaccagtgtgatcactagcaccagtgtgaccaataacaccagtgtgaccacttccaatagtgtgatcacaagcaccagtgtgatcactagcaccagtgtgatcacttgcaccagtgtgccaaattgcaccagtgtgatcactagcacctgtgtagtcactagcaccagtgtgaaaaatagcaacagtgtgaccactagcaccagtttgACCAATTGCACCAGTGTGGCCACGagcaccagtatgaccactaACACAagagtgaccactagcaccagtgtgaccactagaacCAGACTGACCACTTGCactagtgtgaccacttgcaccagtgtgactacTAGTAGCAGTGTGACCACTAGTACCAGTGTGATTACTAACACCAGAGTGACCACTAGTACCAGTATGACCACTTGCACTAGTGTGATcatttgcaccagtgtgaccactagcaccagtgttaccactagcactagtgtgaccactagcaccagtgttacCACTAGCACCAGGATGATCACTAGCACCAATTTGACGGTTTGCACCAGTGTGACGatatgcaccagtgtgaccactagcacctgtgtgatcactagcacaagtgtgatcactagccctagtatgatcactagcaccaatgtgatcactagcacgagtgtgaccacaagcaccagtgtgatcactagcacctgtgtgatcactagcaccaggttgatcactagcaccagtgtgatcactagcaccagtgtgttcactagcaccagtgtgaccactagcaccattgGGACCACTAGCACCTCTGTGATAAATAGCACCTGTGTGATCACTAacacctgtgtgatcactagcaccagggtgatcactagcaccagtgtgatcactagcaccagtgtgttcactagcaccagtgtgaccactagcaccattgggaccactagcaccagtgtgatcactagcaccagtgtgaccactttcaccagtgtgaccactttcaTCAGAGTCACTACtttcaccagtgtgaccacttccaCTAGTGTGAttacaagcaccagtgtgatcactagcaccagtgtgacaatATACACCTGTGTGATCATTGGAGCaactgtgaccactagcaccagtgaccACTAGCATCAACGTGATTACAagcaccagtatgatcactagcaccagtgtcatCATAACCACCAGTGTGACTAATAGcaacagtgtgaccactagcccctgtgtgaccactagcaccaatgtgaccactggcaccagtgtgatcactcgcaccagtgtgatcactagtaccagtgtgaccactagcacctgtGTGACCGCTAGCTCCTGTGCCACcactagcactagtgtgaccactagcaccagtgtgatcactagcaccagtgtgaccactagcaccagtgtgatcagtaGCGCCAGTGAGATTgcgagcaccagtgtgatcactagcaccagtgtgatcactagcaccagtgtgaccacatgcaccagtgtgaccacaagcaccaatgtgaccaaaacaccagtgtgaccactagcaccagtgtgaccattagcaccagtgtgaccacaagcaccagtgtgatcactagtaccagtgtgaccacttacaCCTGTATGATCACTGGTACAAGTGTAACCACTGGCAccagtgaccactagcaccagtgtgaccactaccaccagcgtGACCACTAGCACAAGTGTGACCATTAGCACCGGTATGaaaactagcaccagtgtgaccaattgcaccagtgtgaccactagcaccagtatgaccactaacaccagtgtgacctcttgcaccagtgtgaccactagaaccagactgaccacttgcaccagtgtgaccactagcaccagtgtgaccactagcaccagtgtgaacactagcaccagtgtgattactagcaccagtgtgaccactagcaccagtgtgacccctTGCACCAGTTTGACCATTTGCACCAGAGTAACCACTTGCACCAGAGGGACCACTAGCacaagtgtgatcactagcaccagtgtgaacaCTAGAACTAGTGTTATcactagcactagtgtgaccactagcaccagtgtgatcacaaccaccagtgtgaccactagcaccagtgtgatcactagcgccAGTGTGATTGCGagaaccagtgtgatcactagcaccagtgtgatcactagcaccagtgtgaccaataacaccagtgtgaccacttccaatagtgtgatcacaagcaccagtgtgatcactagcaccagtgtgatcacttgcaccagtgtgccaaattgcaccagtgtgatcactagcacctgtgtagtcactagcaccagtgtgaaaaatagcaacagtgtgaccactagcaccagtttgACCAATTGCACCAGTGTGGCCACGagcaccagtatgaccactaACACAagagtgaccactagcaccagtgtgaccactagaacCAGACTGACCACTTGCactagtgtgaccacttgcaccagtgtgactacTAGTAGCAGTGTGACCACTAGTACCAGTGTGATTACTAACACCAGAGTGACCACTAGTACCAGTATGACCACTTGCACTAGTGTGATcatttgcaccagtgtgaccactagcaccagtgttaccactagcactagtgtgaccactagcaccagtgttacCACTAGCACCAGGATGATCACTAGCACCAATTTGACGGTTTGCACCAGTGTGACGatatgcaccagtgtgaccactagcacctgtgtgatcactagcacaagtgtgatcactagcactagtatgatcactagcaccaatgtgatcactagcacgagtgtgaccacaagcaccagtgtgatcactagcacctgtgtgatcactagcaccaggttgatcactagcaccagtgtgatcactagcaccagtgtgttcactagcaccagtgtgaccactagcaccattgGGACCACTAGCACCTCTGTGATAAATAGCACCTGTGTGATCACTAacacctgtgtgatcactagcaccagggtgatcactagcaccagtgtgatcactagcaccagtgtgttcactagcaccagtgtgaccactagcaccattgggaccactagcaccagtgtgatcactagcaccagtgtgaccactttcaccagtgtgaccactttcaTCAGAGTCACTACtttcaccagtgtgaccacttccaCTAGTGTGAttacaagcaccagtgtgatcactagcaccagtgtgacaatATACACCTGTGTGATCATTGGAGCaactgtgaccactagcaccagtgaccACTAGCATCAACGTGATTACAagcaccagtatgatcactagcaccagtgtcatCATAACCACCAGTGTGACTAATAGcaacagtgtgaccactagcccctgtgtgaccactagcaccaatgtgaccactggcaccagtgtgatcactcgcaccagtgtgatcactagtaccagtgtgaccactagcacctgtGTGACCGCTAGCTCCTGTGCCACcactagcactagtgtgaccactagcaccagtgtgatcactagcaccagtgtgaccactagcaccagtgtgatcagtaGCGCCAGTGAGATTgcgagcaccagtgtgatcactagcaccagtgtgatcactagcaccagtgtgatctctagcaccagtgtgaccaataacaccagtgtgacaACTTACaagagtgtgaccactagcaccagtgtgaccactagcaccagtgtgaccactagtaccagtgtgattactagcaccagtgtgaccactagcaccagtgtgatcacttgcaccagtgtgaccatttgcaccagtgtgaccactagcaccagtgtgcccactagcactagtgtgaccactagcaccagtgtgaccactagcaccagtgtgatcactagcaccagtgtgaccacaagcAATAGTGAGATCACTAGCACCTGTGTGATCACtgtcaccagtgtgatcactaacaccagtgtgatcactagcaccagtgtgttcACTAGCAccggtgtgaccactagcaccagtgaccactagcaccagtgtgaccactagcaccagtgtgaccactagcatcagtgtgatcacaagcaccagtGCGATTACAACTATTAGTGTGACCACTATCACCAGTGTGGTCActagcaccagtatgatcattagcaccagtgtgatgacaagcaccagtgtgaccccCTGCATCAGTGtgaccactaacaccagtgtgaccactagcaccagtgtgatggcttgcaccagtgtgatcactagcacgagTTTGACCATTTGCACCAGTGTTACCACTAGCACCAGAATGATCACTTGCACCATTGTGATTaccagcaccagtgtgatcactagcaccaatgtgatcactagcacctgtgtaatcactagcaccagtgtgatcaatagcaccagtgtaACCACTAGTATCTgtgtgatcacaagcaccagtgtgaccactagcaccagtgtgaccactaccaccattatgaTCACTAGCAccggtgtgaccactagcaccagtttgACCACTCtctccagtgtgaccactagcaccagtatgaTTACTAGCACCTGTATGATTACTAGCAATAGTGTGATCGTAggtccagtgtgatcactagcaccagtgtgatcactagcaccagtgtgatcactagcaccagtgtgatcactagcaccagtgtgatcactagcaataGTGTGACCACTAGTACCTTTGTGATCACTGGCacaagtgtgaccactagcaccagtgtgaccacttccaatagtgtgatcacaagcaccagtgtgatcactagcaccagtgtgatcactagcaccagtgtgaccactagcatcaGTGTGAGCACAAGCACCAGTGCGAT from Procambarus clarkii isolate CNS0578487 chromosome 32, FALCON_Pclarkii_2.0, whole genome shotgun sequence includes the following:
- the LOC138370464 gene encoding uncharacterized PE-PGRS family protein PE_PGRS54-like, which translates into the protein MVVVALVLVVTLVLVVTGASGHPCASDHSGVCGNTGASRHTGACGHTGANGHNGASGHTGASGHTGVLVTLELVVSLVLVITMVLVITLVLVIKHVLVITLVLVITLALVITLVLVVTLKVVITLVLVVTLVLVITLVLVITLVLVITLVLLVTLVLVDTLVQVVNLVQVVTMVQMVKLVQAVTLVLLVTLVLWSHWCFGHIGACGHTGACGHAGACDHTGASDDTSASGHNGASGHTGACDHTIGSCHTGESGHTGENGHTGESGHTGASDHTGASDNIGASNHTCASDHTGAGNHTGTSGHTGASGHTGAGNHTGASGHTNTCDRTGACAHTDASGHTGASDHTGASDHTGACDHTIGSGHTGASGHTCASDHKGASNHTGASGHTGESGQTGASGHTGASDHNGGSGHTGASGHTGACDHTDTSGYTGAIDHTGASDYTGASDHIGASDHTGAGNHNGASDHSGASGNTGANGQTRASDHTGASHHTGASGHTGVSGHTDAGGHTGACHHTGANDHTGASDHTGDSGHTNSCNRTGACDHTDASGHTGASGHTGASGHCGHTGASGHTLVSCHTGVIGHTGARDHTGASDHTGASDHTGARNLTGATDHTGASGHTGASDHTGASGHTSASGGTGASGHTGASGHTGTSDHTGASDHTGASGHIGASGHTGASGHTVAISHTGGYDDTGVYCHTGASDHTGACNHTSGSGHTGESSDSDESGHTGESGHTGASDHTGASGPNGASGHTGAYRHTGANRQIGASDHPGASGNTGASGHTSASGNTGASGHTGANDHTSASGHTGTSGHSGVSNHTGTSGHTATSSHTGASGHTSASGQSGSSGHTGASGHSCVSGHTGARGHTGAIGQTGASGHTVAIFHTGASDYTGVYCHTGASDHTGACNHTSGSGHTGESSDSDESGHTGESGHTGASDHTGASGPNGASGHTGAYRHTGANRQIGASDHPGASGNTGASGHTSASGNTGASGHTGANDHTSASGHTGTSGHSGVSNHTGTSGHTATSSHTGASGHTSASGQSGSSGHTGASGHSCVSGHTGARGHTGAIGQTGASGHTVAIFHTGASDYTVMTLVLVVTMVLEVTLVLVITLVEVVKLVKVVTLVKVVTLVKVVTLVLVITLVLVITQVGHTGANGHTGASGHTGASGHTVASNHTGTSDHTRACGHTGAIGHTGACDHTGASGHTGACGLTGASDHNGASGYTGACGHTGACDHTSASDHTGSSGHTGASGHTGACNHTSGSGHTGESSGTGESGHTGESGHTGGSDQTGASEHTCANDHTGASDHPGASDHTGVSDHTAACNHVDASGHTGSSGHTGASGHSCANDHTGVCGHTGASGYTCASGHTGASNHTGDSGHTGESGQTGASGHTGASDHTGGSGHTGAIGHTGACDHTDTSGHTGTIDHSGASDYTGASDHIGASDHTGASGASGPNGASGHTGASEHTGASDHTGASDHPGASDHTGASDHTGASDHTGASDHTGASDHTGASGHTGANRQIGASDHSVASGYTGASGHTSASDHTGASGHTGANGACNHTGDSGHTGASGHTGASDHSAASGNIGACSHTGASGPTGASSHTSACSHTNPSNPTCASYQTGASCHTGASGQTFWSHWCKWSHWCFGDTGTCGHTGASDHTGASDHTCASDDTGASGHTGANGHTAANRQIGASDHSGASGNTGASGHNSASGHTGASGHTGANGHTGASGQSGSSGHTGASGHTGTSGHSGASSHTGASGHTGASGHSAASGNIGASSHTGASGPTGASSHTSACSPTNPSNHTCASYHTGASGHTGGSGQTFVSCHTGVIGHTGATDHTGACGHTGASDQSDASEHTGARDHTGASDHTGASGHTSTRDHTGACAHTDASGRTGASGHTGASGHCHTGTCGHTGASDHTGARDHIGASDHTAACGHTGASGHTVAIGHTGASDYTGASDHTGACWHIGASDYTGASDHTGACDHTVGSGHTGVICHTGASDHTGASDHNGASDHTGSRNHTGASGHTGGYDPTGASGHTSASDNTGSSDHTVASDHTCASGHTGASGHTGASGPSGANGHTGASGHTGASGHTGASGHTGASGQSGSSGHTCARGHTGVSGHTGASVVTLVQMVTLVLVFIPVLVVTLVLVVTLVLVVTLVLVVTLVQVTRLLLVIILLLVVTLVQMVTQVLVITLVVVIILMLEIILVLMVTLV